The Branchiostoma floridae strain S238N-H82 chromosome 10, Bfl_VNyyK, whole genome shotgun sequence genome has a segment encoding these proteins:
- the LOC118425047 gene encoding leucine-rich repeat-containing protein 15-like, with translation MQGPSVFTKFFKAVRRICALLLMTHLVIPVQGEPVVACGSVGESLACTCRFRYVSCRLGDLTEVPTGMRDDVITLELWGNKITSIPKTAFVNLTRLYSIDLSRNKISSVEVGAFDWQADSLYQLSLNNNELETLPVGVFRNLSKFSFLDLDDNLISSLSVGLFRGLPELLSISLNGNRIASLPVGIFADLPSLSEVKLARNKIKNIVNILPALPSELSSLDLKGNGLGNLRAAVFSGMPKLESLELEANEMDSLPKNLFLGLDKLSVLRLDHNMFVELNRSSFGSHPLLKRLSFANNSIVRIEQGFFSTYPKLREINLSTNDLSFLPPGTFDNLTSLRYLHLEGNKLDNLNANIFRDLEDLRYLYLQENGIKNLPSTIFYGLRNLIILYLDSNELSVIENGTFSNLPKIEYIFLEKNPLVNITCDVLPSQNVSKKLWGIGVDCTCEWKPVYDCPEFSWFDSIGTCNAKQGGKKDCRDLALNQK, from the exons ATGCAG GGCCCGTCGGTTTTCACCAAGTTCTTCAAGGCTGTCAGAAGAATATGTGCACTGCTTCTGATGACTCATCTAGTGATTCCTGTGCAGGGAGAACCCGTTGTAGCGTGTGGCAGCGTGGGGGAGAGCCTCGCATGTACATGCCGGTTTCG GTACGTCTCCTGCAGGCTTGGCGACCTGACTGAAGTGCCAACCGGTATGCGAGACGACGTCATCACCCTAGAACTCTGGGGGAACAAGATCACGTCCATCCCGAAAACGGCGTTTGTTAATCTTACCCGGTTGTACAGCATAGATCTTTCTCGTAACAAGATCTCATCTGTTGAGGTCGGCGCTTTCGATTGGCAAGCCGATTCTCTTTACCAACTTTCTTTAAATAACAACGAGTTAGAGACTTTGCCAGTTGGTGTCTTTCGAAACCTTTCAAAATTCAGTTTCTTAGACCTCGACGACAACTTGATATCATCCTTGAGCGTTGGGCTCTTTCGGGGGTTGCCAGAACTATTGTCCATTAGTCTCAATGGGAATAGGATTGCCTCTTTGCCTGTGGGTATCTTCGCGGACTTGCCATCATTGAGTGAAGTAAAGTTGGCCAGGAATAAGATAAAGAACATCGTCAACATTCTGCCTGCCCTACCATCCGAACTTTCGTCTTTGGATTTAAAAGGTAACGGTTTAGGGAATCTAAGAGCCGCTGTGTTCAGCGGGATGCCCAAACTCGAGTCGCTTGAACTCGAAGCAAATGAGATGGATTCTCTTCCGAAAAACCTTTTCCTTGGCCTCGACAAGTTGAGTGTTCTACGTCTTGACCACAACATGTTCGTGGAGCTCAACCGGAGCAGCTTCGGTAGCCACCCTTTACTGAAGCGTCTCAGTTTTGCTAACAATTCCATCGTAAGAATTGAGCAAGGATTTTTCAGCACATATCCGAAGTTGAGGGAAATAAATCTTTCGACTAACGATCTTTCATTTCTACCTCCGGGGACATTCGATAACCTTACTTCTCTCAGATACCTTCATCTGGAAGGCAATAAATTAGACAATCTCAATGCCAACATCTTCAGAGACCTGGAAGACCTCCGGTATTTATATCTACAAGAAAACGGCATCAAAAACCTGCCTTCTACCATTTTCTATGGTTTGAGAAACCTCATAATTCTATACCTCGACAGCAACGAGCTCTCGGTGATTGAGAACGGCACTTTTAGCAACCTCCCAAAGATAGAATATATCTTTCTGGAAAAGAACCCGCTCGTGAACATCACCTGCGACGTGCTCCCTTCCCAGAACGTATCGAAGAAGTTGTGGGGAATCGGCGTTGACTGCACGTGCGAGTGGAAACCCGTGTACGATTGTCCAGAGTTTTCCTGGTTCGATTCCATCGGGACATGT